Proteins encoded together in one Pseudomonas sp. ADAK13 window:
- a CDS encoding MFS transporter: MSQEQRLIRRITLKLIPFLILLYLIAYVDRSAVGFAKLHMGADVGIGDAAYGLGAGLFFIGYFLLEIPSNLMLDRFGARRWFARIMVTWGAITIGMAFVQGPHSFYVMRFLLGAAEAGFFPGVLYYITQWFPVRHRGKILGLFILSQPIAMMITGPVAGGLLGMDGILGLHGWQWLFIVIGTPAILLTWPVLRYLPDGPQQVRWMDQAEKDWLTGELAKDLQAYGQTRHGNPLHALKDKRVLLLALFYLPVTLSIYGLGLWLPTLIKQFGGSDLTTGFVSAVPYIFGIIGLLIVPRSSDRLNDRYGHLAVLYVLGAIGLFFSAWLTAPLWQLAALCLVAFALFSCTAVFWTLPGRFFAGASAAAGIALINSVGNLGGYIGPFVIGALKEYTGNLASGLYFLACVMVLGVVLTGVVYRLLERKHVLPPDQFAASARGATRT; this comes from the coding sequence ATGAGCCAGGAACAGCGGCTGATACGTCGCATCACGCTCAAACTGATTCCCTTCCTGATCCTGCTGTACCTGATTGCCTACGTGGACCGCTCGGCCGTGGGCTTCGCCAAATTGCACATGGGTGCGGATGTCGGCATCGGTGATGCGGCGTATGGCTTGGGGGCAGGGCTTTTCTTTATTGGCTACTTCCTTCTCGAAATCCCCAGCAACCTGATGCTCGACCGTTTTGGTGCGCGGCGCTGGTTTGCGCGGATCATGGTCACCTGGGGCGCCATCACCATTGGCATGGCGTTCGTCCAGGGGCCCCACAGTTTCTACGTGATGCGTTTTCTGCTGGGCGCGGCCGAAGCCGGGTTCTTCCCGGGCGTCCTCTACTACATCACCCAATGGTTCCCGGTACGCCACCGCGGCAAGATCCTCGGGCTGTTCATCCTGTCCCAACCCATCGCCATGATGATCACCGGCCCCGTGGCGGGCGGTTTGCTCGGCATGGACGGGATCCTCGGCCTGCACGGCTGGCAGTGGTTATTCATCGTCATCGGCACCCCGGCGATCCTGCTGACCTGGCCGGTGTTGCGTTACCTGCCGGACGGCCCGCAGCAGGTCCGGTGGATGGACCAGGCCGAGAAGGATTGGCTCACCGGCGAGCTGGCCAAAGACCTGCAAGCCTACGGTCAGACCCGGCACGGCAACCCGCTGCACGCGCTGAAAGACAAACGCGTGCTGCTGCTGGCGCTGTTCTACCTGCCGGTGACCTTGAGTATTTATGGCCTGGGCCTGTGGTTGCCGACCCTGATCAAACAGTTCGGCGGCAGCGACCTGACCACCGGGTTCGTGTCGGCAGTGCCCTACATCTTCGGGATCATCGGTTTGCTGATCGTCCCGCGCAGTTCCGACCGCCTGAATGATCGCTATGGCCACCTCGCGGTGCTTTACGTGTTGGGCGCCATCGGCCTGTTCTTCAGCGCCTGGCTGACGGCGCCGCTGTGGCAACTGGCAGCGCTGTGCCTGGTGGCATTCGCGCTGTTCTCTTGCACGGCAGTGTTCTGGACCTTGCCGGGACGGTTCTTTGCCGGCGCCAGTGCGGCGGCGGGCATCGCCTTGATCAACTCGGTGGGCAACCTCGGCGGCTACATCGGCCCGTTCGTGATCGGCGCCCTCAAGGAGTACACCGGCAATCTCGCGTCGGGCTTGTACTTCCTGGCGTGCGTGATGGTGTTGGGGGTGGTGCTGACCGGCGTGGTCTATCGGCTGCTGGAGCGCAAGCACGTGCTGCCGCCCGACCAGTTCGCCGCCAGCGCCCGCGGCGCCACGCGTACTTAA
- the araG gene encoding L-arabinose ABC transporter ATP-binding protein AraG: MHAQLKQPDSAGASLCFNGIGKTFPGVKALDGISFSAHPGQVHALMGENGAGKSTLLKILGGAYVPSSGSVQIGAHTMAFKCAADSIANGVAVIHQELHLVPEMSVAENLFLGHLPASFGLINRSALRQQALACLKGLADEIDPQEKVGRLSLGQRQLVEIAKALSHGAHVIAFDEPTSSLSAREIDRLMAIIGRLRDEGKVVLYVSHRMEEVFRICNAVTVFKDGRYVRTFEDMSTLTHDQLVTCMVGRDIQDIYDYRPRARGAVALKVTGLLGRGLREPVSFEAHQGEILGLFGLVGAGRTELLRLLGGLERTTAGGLDLCGTALRLRSPRDAIDAGILLCPEDRKKEGIVPLSSVAENINISARGAHSRFGWLLRGRWEKHNAATQIKALKVKTPTAAQKIMYLSGGNQQKAILGRWLSMPMKVLLLDEPTRGIDIGAKAEIYQIIHDLAARGIAVIVVSSDLMEVMGISDRILVLCEGAMRGEMLREHANESNLLQMALPRQRADGQGN, from the coding sequence ATGCACGCGCAACTGAAACAACCCGACAGTGCCGGCGCCAGCCTGTGCTTCAACGGCATCGGCAAGACGTTTCCCGGGGTCAAGGCGCTGGATGGCATCAGCTTCAGCGCCCACCCCGGACAGGTCCACGCCTTGATGGGCGAGAACGGCGCCGGCAAATCCACGCTGCTGAAAATCCTTGGCGGCGCGTACGTACCGAGCAGCGGCAGCGTGCAGATCGGCGCACACACCATGGCCTTCAAGTGCGCGGCGGACAGCATCGCCAATGGCGTCGCGGTGATCCACCAGGAGTTGCACCTGGTGCCGGAAATGAGCGTGGCCGAAAACCTGTTCCTCGGGCATTTGCCGGCCAGCTTTGGCTTGATCAATCGCAGTGCGTTGCGCCAGCAGGCGTTGGCGTGCCTCAAGGGCCTGGCGGATGAAATCGACCCCCAGGAGAAAGTCGGGCGGCTGTCCCTGGGCCAGCGCCAGTTGGTGGAAATCGCCAAGGCACTGTCTCATGGCGCTCATGTGATTGCCTTCGACGAACCCACTAGCAGCCTGTCGGCGCGGGAGATCGACCGCCTGATGGCAATCATCGGGCGCTTGCGGGACGAAGGCAAAGTGGTGCTGTACGTGTCCCATCGCATGGAAGAGGTGTTCCGTATCTGCAACGCGGTGACGGTGTTCAAGGACGGTCGCTACGTACGCACCTTCGAGGACATGAGCACGCTGACCCATGATCAGTTGGTGACCTGCATGGTCGGTCGCGACATTCAGGACATCTACGATTACCGCCCCCGCGCTCGGGGTGCGGTGGCGCTCAAGGTCACTGGCCTGCTGGGCCGCGGCTTGCGTGAGCCCGTGAGTTTCGAGGCCCACCAGGGCGAGATTCTCGGCCTGTTCGGGCTGGTGGGCGCCGGGCGCACCGAGTTGTTGCGGCTGCTGGGTGGCCTGGAGCGCACGACCGCCGGCGGTCTTGACCTGTGCGGCACGGCCCTGCGCCTGCGCTCACCCCGTGACGCCATCGATGCCGGCATCTTGCTGTGCCCCGAGGACCGCAAGAAGGAGGGCATCGTGCCGCTGTCCAGCGTCGCCGAGAACATCAATATCAGCGCGCGCGGTGCACATTCGCGCTTTGGCTGGTTGTTGCGCGGCCGTTGGGAGAAGCACAACGCCGCCACGCAGATCAAGGCGCTCAAGGTCAAGACACCCACGGCGGCGCAGAAGATCATGTACCTGTCCGGCGGTAATCAGCAGAAGGCCATTCTCGGTCGGTGGCTGTCGATGCCGATGAAAGTGCTGCTGCTGGACGAGCCCACCCGGGGCATCGACATCGGCGCCAAGGCCGAGATTTACCAGATCATCCACGACCTTGCGGCTCGCGGGATTGCGGTGATTGTGGTGTCCAGCGACCTGATGGAAGTGATGGGGATTTCCGACCGGATCCTGGTGCTGTGTGAAGGCGCAATGCGCGGCGAAATGCTGCGCGAACACGCGAATGAATCCAACCTGCTGCAAATGGCCCTGCCGCGCCAACGCGCCGACGGCCAGGGGAACTGA
- a CDS encoding SMP-30/gluconolactonase/LRE family protein, giving the protein MSWTAVTPHRARLGEGPFWDVPDQALYWVDIIGQQALRLQGGQLRTWQLPEPVSAFIPCASGDALVTLSSGVYRLDLNSAPTDPRLTLLCVADPQPGNRANEARCDARGRLWLGTMQNNIGAQGEDLPVLRRSGGLFRVDVDGQVTPLLQGLGIPNTLLWNDEATHVNFGDSLDGTLYRHAITDAGQLAPAESWFGPHPRGGPDGSAMDAEGYLWNARWDGSCLLRLTPGGEVDRVIELPVSRPTSCVFAGPDLKTLYITSAASPLNHPLDGAVLAIEVDVPGKICHRFAG; this is encoded by the coding sequence ATGTCGTGGACCGCAGTGACACCGCACCGGGCCCGGTTGGGCGAAGGCCCGTTCTGGGACGTGCCGGACCAGGCGCTGTATTGGGTGGACATCATCGGCCAGCAGGCGTTGCGCCTGCAGGGCGGGCAACTGCGCACCTGGCAACTGCCGGAGCCCGTCTCGGCCTTTATCCCGTGTGCAAGCGGCGACGCATTGGTGACCCTGAGCAGCGGCGTGTATCGGCTCGACCTCAATTCGGCGCCGACCGATCCACGCCTGACCTTGCTCTGCGTCGCCGACCCGCAACCGGGCAACCGTGCCAACGAAGCCCGTTGCGATGCCCGGGGCCGGCTGTGGCTGGGCACCATGCAGAACAACATCGGCGCCCAGGGTGAAGACCTGCCGGTACTGCGGCGTTCCGGCGGCTTGTTCCGGGTGGATGTCGACGGGCAGGTCACGCCGTTGCTGCAAGGCCTGGGGATTCCCAACACCTTGTTGTGGAACGACGAAGCCACCCACGTGAATTTTGGCGACAGCCTGGACGGCACGCTGTATCGACACGCGATCACCGACGCTGGGCAGCTCGCACCCGCAGAATCCTGGTTTGGGCCTCACCCGCGCGGTGGCCCGGACGGCTCGGCCATGGACGCCGAAGGCTATCTCTGGAACGCCCGCTGGGACGGCAGTTGCCTGCTCCGGTTGACGCCGGGTGGCGAAGTCGACCGCGTGATCGAGCTGCCGGTCAGCCGGCCCACCAGTTGCGTGTTCGCAGGCCCTGACCTCAAGACCTTGTACATCACCAGTGCCGCCAGCCCCCTGAATCACCCGCTGGACGGCGCGGTACTGGCGATCGAGGTCGATGTGCCGGGGAAAATCTGCCACCGGTTTGCAGGATAA
- a CDS encoding substrate-binding domain-containing protein: protein MKRRRGIRSLCCAAVAVSAVSLSSLLLAAEPVKIGFLVKQAEEPWFQTEWAFAEKAGKDKGFEVIKIAVPDGEKTLSAIDSLAANGAKGFVICPPDVSLGPAIMAKAKANGLKVIAVDDRFVDAKGNFMEDVPYLGMAAFEVGEKQGSAMATEAKKRGWDWKDTYAVINTYNELDTGKKRTDGSVKSLKAAGIPDDHILFAALKTLDVPGSMDATNSALVKLPGGAKNLIIGGMNDNTVLGGVRATESAGFAAANVIGIGINGTDAIGELKKANSGFFGSMLPSPHIEGYNTASMMFEWVTTGKEPPKYTAMDEVTLITRENFKQELEKIGLWN, encoded by the coding sequence ATGAAACGTCGTCGTGGTATCCGTTCGCTGTGCTGCGCCGCTGTGGCGGTCTCGGCCGTCAGCCTCAGCAGCCTGTTGCTGGCTGCAGAACCGGTGAAGATCGGTTTTCTGGTCAAGCAGGCCGAAGAGCCCTGGTTCCAGACCGAATGGGCTTTCGCCGAAAAAGCCGGCAAGGACAAAGGCTTTGAAGTGATCAAGATCGCCGTGCCCGACGGCGAGAAAACCCTCTCGGCCATCGACAGCCTGGCCGCCAATGGTGCCAAGGGCTTTGTGATTTGCCCGCCGGACGTGTCCCTCGGCCCGGCCATCATGGCCAAGGCCAAAGCCAACGGCTTGAAAGTGATTGCCGTGGATGACCGTTTTGTCGATGCCAAGGGCAACTTCATGGAGGACGTGCCTTACCTGGGCATGGCTGCTTTTGAAGTCGGCGAGAAGCAGGGCAGCGCCATGGCCACCGAAGCGAAAAAACGCGGCTGGGACTGGAAAGACACCTACGCGGTGATCAACACCTACAACGAACTCGACACCGGCAAAAAACGCACCGACGGTTCGGTCAAGTCCCTGAAAGCGGCGGGTATCCCGGACGACCACATTCTGTTCGCCGCCCTCAAGACCCTCGACGTCCCCGGCAGCATGGACGCCACCAACTCGGCGCTGGTGAAACTGCCCGGCGGCGCGAAAAACCTGATCATCGGCGGCATGAATGACAACACCGTGCTTGGCGGCGTGCGTGCGACAGAAAGCGCCGGCTTTGCCGCCGCCAATGTCATCGGTATCGGCATCAACGGCACCGACGCCATCGGCGAGTTGAAGAAAGCCAACAGCGGCTTCTTCGGTTCCATGCTGCCCAGCCCGCACATCGAGGGCTACAACACCGCGAGCATGATGTTCGAGTGGGTCACCACCGGTAAGGAACCCCCGAAGTACACGGCGATGGACGAGGTGACGCTGATCACCCGCGAGAACTTCAAGCAGGAGCTGGAAAAGATCGGTCTGTGGAACTGA
- a CDS encoding IlvD/Edd family dehydratase: protein MSEKKPVLRSASWFGTADKNGFMYRSWMKNQGIADHQFHGKPIIGICNTWSELTPCNAHFRQIAEHVKRGVIEAGGFPVEFPVFSNGESNLRPTAMLTRNLASMDVEEAIRGNPIDGVVLLTGCDKTTPALLMGAASCDVPAIVVTGGPMLNGKHKGQDIGSGTVVWQLSEQVKAGTITLDDFLAAEGGMSRSAGTCNTMGTASTMACMAEALGTSLPHNAAIPAVDARRYVLAHMSGMRAVEMVREDLKLSKILTKEAFENAIRVNAAIGGSTNAVIHLKAIAGRIGVELDLDDWTRMGRGMPTIVDLQPSGRFLMEEFYYAGGLPAVLRRLGEANLIPHPDALTVNGKSLGENTREAPIYGQDEVIRTLDNPIRADGGICVLRGNLAPLGAVLKPSAASAELMQHRGRAVVFENFDMYKARINDPELDVDANSILVMKNCGPKGYPGMAEVGNMGLPAKLLAQGVTDMVRISDARMSGTAYGTVVLHVAPEAAAGGPLATVKEGDWIELDCANGRLHLDIPDAELAARMADLAPPQQLIVGGYRQLYIDHVLQADQGCDFDFLVGCRGAEVPRHSH, encoded by the coding sequence ATGTCCGAGAAAAAGCCCGTCCTGCGCTCCGCCAGTTGGTTTGGTACTGCCGATAAAAATGGCTTCATGTACCGCAGCTGGATGAAAAATCAGGGGATTGCCGATCATCAGTTCCATGGCAAGCCGATCATCGGGATCTGCAACACCTGGTCGGAGCTGACGCCCTGCAACGCGCACTTCCGCCAGATTGCCGAGCATGTGAAACGCGGGGTGATTGAAGCCGGTGGCTTTCCGGTGGAGTTCCCGGTGTTCTCCAACGGCGAATCGAACCTGCGCCCCACCGCCATGCTCACCCGCAACCTGGCCAGCATGGACGTGGAGGAAGCCATTCGCGGCAACCCCATCGACGGCGTCGTACTGCTGACCGGCTGTGACAAAACCACCCCGGCGCTGCTGATGGGTGCCGCCAGTTGCGACGTACCGGCGATCGTCGTCACCGGCGGGCCGATGCTCAACGGCAAGCACAAGGGCCAGGACATCGGCTCGGGCACCGTGGTGTGGCAGCTCAGCGAACAGGTCAAGGCCGGCACCATCACCCTGGACGATTTCCTCGCGGCCGAAGGCGGCATGTCGCGCTCGGCGGGTACCTGCAACACCATGGGCACCGCCTCGACCATGGCCTGCATGGCCGAAGCACTGGGCACTTCCCTGCCCCACAACGCGGCGATTCCGGCGGTGGATGCGCGCCGTTATGTGCTGGCGCACATGTCTGGCATGCGTGCGGTTGAGATGGTGCGCGAAGACCTCAAGCTGTCGAAGATCCTGACCAAGGAAGCCTTTGAAAATGCGATTCGCGTCAACGCAGCCATCGGCGGCTCGACCAACGCGGTGATTCACTTGAAAGCCATCGCCGGGCGCATCGGCGTCGAGCTCGACCTGGACGACTGGACCCGCATGGGCCGCGGCATGCCGACCATCGTCGACCTGCAACCGTCCGGGCGCTTCCTGATGGAAGAGTTCTACTACGCCGGCGGCCTGCCGGCGGTGCTGCGCCGCCTCGGGGAAGCCAACCTGATCCCCCATCCCGACGCCTTGACCGTCAACGGCAAGTCCCTCGGCGAAAACACCAGGGAGGCGCCAATCTACGGACAGGACGAAGTGATCCGCACCCTCGACAACCCGATCCGCGCCGACGGTGGGATCTGCGTGCTGCGCGGCAACCTCGCGCCCCTGGGTGCGGTGCTCAAGCCTTCGGCGGCCAGCGCTGAACTGATGCAACATCGCGGGCGCGCGGTGGTGTTCGAGAACTTCGACATGTACAAGGCACGGATCAACGACCCGGAACTGGACGTCGATGCCAACTCGATCCTGGTGATGAAAAACTGCGGCCCCAAGGGTTACCCAGGCATGGCGGAAGTGGGCAACATGGGCTTGCCGGCCAAGCTGCTGGCCCAGGGTGTGACCGACATGGTGCGTATTTCCGATGCGCGCATGAGCGGTACCGCCTACGGCACCGTGGTGCTGCACGTGGCGCCGGAAGCGGCGGCCGGCGGGCCGCTGGCCACGGTGAAAGAAGGCGACTGGATCGAGCTCGATTGCGCCAACGGGCGCCTGCACCTGGACATCCCGGACGCCGAACTGGCAGCACGCATGGCTGACCTGGCGCCGCCAC
- the araH gene encoding L-arabinose ABC transporter permease AraH: protein MTSQNTALPTARKPLDLRSLLDNWAMLLAAVGIFVLCTLLIDNFLSPLNMRGLGLAISTTGIAACTMLYCLASGHFDLSVGSVIACAGVVAAIVMRDTDSVFLGIGAALLMGLVVGLINGIVIAKLRVNALITTLATMQIVRGLAYIFANGKAVGVSQDSFFVFGNGQLLGVPVPILITIVCFLFFGWLLNYTTYGRNTMAIGGNPEAALLAGVNVDRTKIIIFAVHGVIGALAGVILASRMTSGQPMIGQGFELTVISACVLGGVSLSGGVGMIRHVIAGVLILAIIENAMNLKNIDTFYQYVIRGSILLLAVVIDRMKQR from the coding sequence ATGACAAGCCAAAACACTGCTTTGCCTACGGCGCGCAAGCCCCTGGACCTGCGCAGCCTGCTGGACAACTGGGCGATGCTGTTGGCAGCGGTGGGGATCTTCGTGCTCTGCACCTTGCTGATCGACAACTTCCTGTCGCCGCTCAACATGCGCGGCCTGGGGCTGGCGATCTCCACCACCGGGATTGCCGCGTGCACCATGCTGTATTGCCTGGCGTCCGGGCATTTCGACCTGTCCGTGGGCTCGGTGATTGCCTGCGCCGGGGTGGTAGCGGCGATCGTGATGCGCGACACCGACAGCGTTTTTCTGGGTATCGGTGCAGCGCTGCTGATGGGCCTGGTGGTGGGGTTGATCAACGGAATCGTGATCGCCAAGCTGCGGGTGAATGCGCTGATCACCACGCTGGCGACCATGCAGATCGTGCGCGGGCTGGCCTATATCTTTGCCAATGGCAAGGCGGTAGGTGTGTCCCAGGATTCGTTCTTTGTCTTTGGCAACGGCCAGTTGTTGGGTGTGCCGGTGCCGATCCTGATCACCATCGTGTGCTTCCTGTTCTTCGGCTGGCTGCTCAACTACACCACCTACGGGCGCAACACCATGGCCATCGGCGGCAACCCGGAAGCGGCGTTGCTGGCGGGTGTGAACGTGGATCGCACCAAGATCATCATCTTCGCCGTGCACGGCGTGATTGGCGCCCTGGCCGGCGTGATCCTGGCCTCGCGCATGACCTCCGGCCAGCCGATGATTGGCCAGGGTTTTGAGTTGACGGTGATTTCTGCCTGCGTGCTGGGCGGGGTGTCGTTGAGCGGCGGGGTTGGCATGATTCGCCATGTGATTGCCGGGGTGCTGATCCTGGCGATCATCGAGAATGCGATGAACCTGAAGAACATCGATACCTTCTACCAGTATGTGATCCGGGGCTCGATCCTGCTGCTGGCCGTGGTGATCGACCGCATGAAACAACGTTGA
- the araD1 gene encoding AraD1 family protein, translating to MGLVQFELNNGERRVGVVEGGQVREVQTARTVRDLALAAIEAGVTLHQQVERLGLGARHDYAELLAGQRILPPLDHPDPAHMLVSGTGLTHLGSASARDKMHQQAGDESAMTDSMRIFKWGVEGGKPASGEVGVQPEWFYKGDGSVVVRPGQPFPVPAFAEDAGEEPEIAGLYVIGQDRKPYRLGYAVGNEFSDHVMERQNYLYLAHSKLRSCSYGPELRLGELPQHLAGTSRIVRNGEVLWQSEFLSGEANMCHSLENLEYHHFKYTQFLRPGDVHIHFFGTATLSFAEGIRTRPGDVFEISQAEFGAPLINGIAVADSVVAPAGVGIL from the coding sequence ATGGGTTTAGTGCAGTTTGAATTGAACAACGGCGAACGCCGGGTGGGCGTGGTCGAGGGCGGGCAGGTACGCGAGGTGCAAACCGCGCGCACGGTGCGCGACCTGGCACTCGCCGCCATCGAGGCCGGCGTCACCTTGCACCAGCAGGTGGAGCGCCTCGGGCTCGGGGCCCGCCACGACTATGCCGAGTTGCTGGCCGGGCAGCGGATCCTGCCGCCACTGGATCACCCGGACCCGGCGCACATGCTGGTCAGCGGTACCGGCCTGACCCACCTGGGCAGCGCGTCGGCGCGGGACAAAATGCACCAGCAGGCCGGTGACGAGAGCGCGATGACCGACAGCATGCGCATCTTCAAATGGGGCGTGGAGGGTGGTAAACCCGCCTCTGGCGAGGTGGGTGTGCAACCGGAGTGGTTCTATAAGGGGGATGGCAGCGTCGTGGTGCGCCCGGGTCAGCCGTTCCCGGTGCCGGCATTTGCCGAAGACGCCGGCGAAGAGCCGGAAATCGCCGGGCTGTATGTGATTGGCCAGGACCGCAAGCCCTACCGGCTGGGCTACGCGGTGGGCAACGAGTTTTCCGACCATGTGATGGAACGCCAGAATTACCTGTACCTGGCCCACTCCAAACTGCGCAGTTGCAGCTACGGGCCCGAGTTGCGTTTGGGTGAACTGCCCCAGCACCTGGCGGGCACCAGTCGCATCGTGCGCAACGGCGAGGTGCTGTGGCAGAGCGAATTCCTCAGCGGCGAGGCCAACATGTGCCACAGCCTGGAAAACCTTGAATACCACCACTTCAAATACACCCAGTTCCTGCGCCCGGGGGATGTGCATATCCACTTCTTTGGCACGGCAACCCTGTCGTTTGCCGAAGGCATTCGTACCCGGCCCGGGGATGTATTTGAAATCAGCCAGGCCGAATTCGGCGCGCCCTTGATCAACGGCATCGCAGTGGCCGATAGCGTCGTGGCCCCCGCCGGCGTAGGCATTCTTTAA
- a CDS encoding aldehyde dehydrogenase (NADP(+)), with protein MTRISGHNYIGGQRSAAGSVTLQSVDATTGEALPFDFYQATAQEVDAAANAAAAAYPAYRNLSAQHRASFLEAIADELDALGDDFVALVCRETALPAGRIQGERGRTSGQMRLFAKVLRRGDFYGARIDRALPDRQPLPRPDLRQYRIGLGPVAVFGASNFPLAFSTAGGDTAAALAAGCPVVFKAHSGHMATAERVADAILRAAHTTGMPDGVFNMIFGAGVGEALVKHPAILAVGFTGSLKGGRALCDMAAARPQPIPVFAEMSSINPVIVLPQALQDRAGTVARDLVASVVQGCGQFCTNPGLVIGIASPAFRAFIHQVAQLMGGQPAQTMLNAGTLSSYGKGLQKLHAHPGIEHLAGQAQAGNQAQPQLFEADASLLINGDEVLQEEVFGPTTVFVAVADQVQLSAALHGLHGQLTATIIGEPADFAQFSELTPLLEQKVGRILLNGYPTGVEVCDAMVHGGPYPATSDARGTSVGSLAIDRFLRPVCFQNYPDSLLPDALKNANPLRIQRLVDGQPSREAL; from the coding sequence ATGACCCGGATCAGCGGCCACAACTACATCGGCGGCCAGCGCAGCGCGGCCGGCAGCGTCACGCTCCAGAGTGTCGACGCCACCACCGGTGAGGCCTTGCCCTTTGATTTCTACCAGGCGACGGCGCAGGAAGTCGACGCTGCGGCCAATGCGGCGGCGGCGGCTTACCCGGCCTATCGAAACTTGAGTGCGCAGCATCGCGCATCGTTCCTGGAGGCGATCGCCGATGAGCTGGACGCCCTTGGCGATGACTTCGTCGCGCTGGTCTGCCGCGAAACGGCATTGCCCGCCGGGCGGATCCAGGGTGAGCGCGGCCGTACCAGCGGCCAGATGCGGCTGTTCGCCAAAGTGCTGCGTCGAGGTGATTTCTACGGTGCGCGTATCGATCGGGCGTTGCCGGACCGGCAGCCTTTGCCACGCCCGGATCTGCGCCAATACCGCATCGGTCTGGGGCCGGTCGCGGTGTTTGGGGCGAGCAATTTTCCCTTGGCCTTTTCCACTGCCGGTGGCGACACCGCCGCCGCGCTGGCCGCCGGCTGCCCGGTGGTGTTCAAGGCCCACAGCGGCCATATGGCCACCGCCGAGCGGGTGGCCGATGCGATCCTGCGGGCGGCCCACACCACCGGCATGCCCGATGGCGTATTCAACATGATCTTCGGCGCCGGTGTGGGGGAAGCGCTGGTCAAGCACCCGGCGATCCTGGCCGTGGGGTTTACCGGTTCGCTCAAGGGCGGCCGAGCCCTGTGTGATATGGCGGCCGCGCGCCCGCAACCGATCCCGGTGTTTGCCGAGATGTCCAGCATCAACCCGGTTATCGTCCTGCCCCAGGCCCTGCAAGACCGGGCAGGCACCGTCGCCCGCGACCTGGTCGCCTCAGTGGTACAAGGCTGCGGCCAGTTCTGCACCAATCCGGGCCTGGTGATCGGGATTGCGTCGCCTGCGTTCCGTGCATTCATCCATCAGGTCGCTCAGTTAATGGGCGGCCAACCGGCACAAACCATGCTCAACGCAGGCACGTTAAGCAGCTATGGCAAAGGCCTGCAAAAGCTTCACGCCCACCCTGGCATTGAACACCTGGCTGGCCAGGCGCAAGCCGGCAACCAGGCGCAGCCCCAGCTGTTTGAAGCGGATGCCAGCCTGCTGATCAACGGCGATGAAGTGCTGCAGGAGGAAGTGTTCGGCCCCACCACGGTCTTTGTGGCGGTCGCCGACCAGGTGCAACTGAGTGCCGCGTTACACGGCCTGCACGGCCAACTGACGGCGACAATCATTGGCGAGCCGGCCGACTTCGCGCAGTTCAGCGAATTGACACCGCTGCTGGAACAGAAAGTCGGCCGCATCCTGCTCAACGGCTACCCCACGGGCGTCGAGGTGTGTGATGCGATGGTCCATGGCGGGCCTTACCCGGCGACTTCAGATGCTCGCGGCACCTCGGTAGGCAGCCTGGCGATCGATCGTTTCCTGCGACCTGTGTGCTTTCAAAATTACCCTGATAGCCTGCTTCCCGACGCACTGAAGAATGCCAACCCGTTGCGCATTCAGCGTCTGGTGGATGGGCAGCCGTCTCGCGAGGCGCTGTAA